The following are encoded in a window of Saccharothrix longispora genomic DNA:
- a CDS encoding calcium-binding protein: MRSRKIYPILAAGIMVMGGFAGAGSASAAVPCTIGPNVTQTDTAVFGSGGNDTIDCTSANPGKTVHGNGGNDTVTGTAYIDTLNGGAGDDTLTGGVGNDILNGDLGTDTLNGSAGNDTLRGPGTDLAQDTLNGGDNTDSCGPVGVPPDLRSSCES; encoded by the coding sequence GTGCGAAGTCGAAAGATCTACCCGATCCTGGCCGCGGGCATCATGGTCATGGGTGGTTTCGCGGGGGCCGGCAGCGCCTCGGCAGCGGTTCCGTGCACGATCGGCCCCAACGTGACCCAGACGGACACCGCGGTGTTCGGGTCCGGCGGGAACGACACGATCGACTGCACCAGCGCGAACCCCGGCAAGACCGTCCACGGCAACGGCGGCAACGACACCGTCACCGGCACCGCCTACATCGACACGCTCAACGGCGGCGCCGGCGACGACACGCTCACCGGCGGGGTGGGCAACGACATCCTCAACGGCGACCTCGGCACGGACACGCTCAACGGCTCCGCGGGCAACGACACGCTCAGGGGTCCCGGCACCGACCTCGCCCAGGACACGCTCAACGGCGGCGACAACACCGACTCCTGCGGCCCTGTCGGCGTGCCCCCGGACCTGCGCAGCAGTTGCGAGTCGTAG
- a CDS encoding STAS domain-containing protein, with the protein MGVVVRNADRSSPVVVLPSPGHPAAHVFTAAVEPLSPSTLVCAVTGEVDLATAPRLRDLLVGQIRLGGPDLVVDLGEVRFFGATGLGVLVDALAAAGLAGVGFCVVARTRRVLLPLSATGLDLVFAVYPHVEGVPVRADP; encoded by the coding sequence ATGGGTGTCGTCGTCCGAAACGCAGATCGATCGTCGCCCGTGGTCGTTCTGCCGTCGCCCGGCCACCCAGCCGCCCACGTCTTCACGGCCGCGGTGGAGCCGTTGTCGCCCTCCACCCTCGTGTGCGCGGTGACCGGCGAGGTGGATCTGGCGACCGCTCCACGCCTGCGCGACCTCCTCGTGGGGCAGATCCGCCTCGGAGGCCCGGACCTGGTGGTCGACCTCGGTGAGGTGCGCTTCTTCGGCGCGACCGGTCTCGGCGTCCTGGTCGATGCCCTGGCCGCGGCGGGGCTGGCGGGAGTGGGGTTCTGCGTCGTGGCCCGCACCCGCCGCGTGCTGTTGCCGCTGTCCGCCACCGGCCTGGACCTCGTGTTCGCCGTGTATCCGCACGTCGAAGGAGTGCCGGTGCGGGCAGACCCCTGA
- a CDS encoding N(5)-(carboxyethyl)ornithine synthase — translation MDQLSLGVIATSRKEDELRLPLHPLHLDRIDADLRGRIHLEHGYGERFGVSDEQLATSVAGLRSREELIAECDVVLLPKPLAEDVAELREGQVLWGWPHCVQDAELTQLAIDRRLTLIAFEAMNHWNPDGSFALHVFHKNNELAGYCSVLHALQRIGSTGDYGRRLRAVVIGFGATARGAVTALNAHGVHDVDVLTNRRVAEVGSPIHSARISHFGHDDADPRRSQVTTDTGRVPLAGFLAEHDVIVNCVLQDPDAPLMFLVDDDLPALAPGTLIVDVSCDAGMGFEWARPTSFAQPDFTVGDHVRYYGVDHSPSYLWNSATWEISEALLPHLRPVLTGDWDSSEVIRRAVEIRGGTILNPGILSFQHRSPEYPHVRG, via the coding sequence GTGGATCAGCTCAGCCTCGGGGTCATCGCGACGTCCCGCAAGGAGGACGAGCTCCGGCTCCCCCTCCACCCGCTGCACCTGGACCGGATCGACGCGGACCTCCGCGGTCGCATCCACCTCGAACACGGCTACGGGGAGCGCTTCGGCGTCTCCGACGAGCAGCTCGCGACGTCCGTCGCCGGGTTGCGCTCGCGCGAGGAGCTCATCGCCGAGTGCGACGTCGTCCTGCTGCCCAAGCCGCTCGCCGAGGACGTCGCGGAACTGCGGGAAGGGCAGGTGCTGTGGGGCTGGCCGCACTGCGTCCAGGACGCGGAGCTGACCCAGCTGGCCATCGACCGGCGGCTGACCCTCATCGCCTTCGAGGCGATGAACCACTGGAACCCCGACGGCTCGTTCGCCCTGCACGTCTTCCACAAGAACAACGAGCTCGCCGGCTACTGCTCGGTGCTGCACGCCTTGCAGCGGATCGGCTCGACCGGCGACTACGGCCGTCGGCTGCGCGCCGTCGTGATCGGCTTCGGCGCGACCGCGCGGGGCGCCGTGACCGCCCTCAACGCGCACGGCGTGCACGACGTCGACGTCCTCACCAACCGCCGGGTCGCGGAGGTCGGCTCGCCGATCCACTCCGCGCGGATCAGCCACTTCGGCCACGACGACGCCGACCCGCGACGCAGCCAGGTCACCACGGACACCGGCCGCGTTCCGCTGGCGGGGTTCCTCGCGGAGCACGACGTCATCGTCAACTGCGTGCTCCAAGACCCCGACGCGCCGCTGATGTTCCTCGTCGACGACGACCTGCCCGCGCTGGCCCCGGGAACCCTGATCGTCGACGTCTCCTGCGACGCGGGCATGGGCTTCGAGTGGGCGCGGCCCACCTCGTTCGCACAACCGGACTTCACGGTGGGCGACCACGTGCGCTACTACGGCGTGGACCACAGCCCGTCGTACCTGTGGAACTCGGCGACCTGGGAGATCAGCGAAGCGCTGCTCCCGCACCTGCGTCCGGTCCTCACCGGCGACTGGGACTCCAGCGAGGTGATCCGGCGTGCCGTCGAGATCCGCGGGGGAACCATCCTGAACCCCGGCATCCTCTCGTTCCAGCACCGCTCACCGGAGTACCCGCACGTCCGCGGCTGA
- a CDS encoding HPF/RaiA family ribosome-associated protein, with protein sequence MQDTPEGEVTIDQRLHLGTGFLAPERDWVVEHLVALGSRLRSFRDDQVDLEISLKDRDGAEQRVTLECWINRTPRLHLVATSSERDLSAALNEVRTELVRQVDEAKTRTEPRNNRALRSVPTLPELG encoded by the coding sequence ATGCAGGACACCCCCGAAGGCGAAGTCACCATCGACCAGCGCCTCCACCTGGGCACCGGGTTCCTCGCCCCCGAACGCGACTGGGTCGTGGAACACCTGGTCGCGCTCGGTTCGAGGTTGCGGTCCTTCCGGGACGACCAGGTCGACCTGGAGATCAGCCTGAAGGACCGCGACGGCGCCGAGCAACGGGTCACCCTGGAGTGCTGGATCAACCGGACCCCCCGCCTGCACCTCGTCGCCACGTCCTCGGAGCGCGATCTCTCCGCGGCGCTGAACGAGGTCCGCACCGAGTTGGTCCGGCAGGTCGACGAGGCCAAGACGCGCACCGAACCGCGCAACAACCGCGCGCTGAGGTCGGTGCCCACGTTGCCCGAACTCGGGTAG
- a CDS encoding GAF and ANTAR domain-containing protein, with protein MDGDRLVETFVGLADTLVDDFDVIDFLHMLVDRCVELLDVDAAGLLLADQRGRLQLIASSNEQVRLLELFQLQNDEGPCLDAFAAGVRVGHPDLANAGRQWPRFTAAATDAGFAAVDAVPMRLRSEVIGALNLFRDQAGELDAVALRTATALVDIATIGLLQHRSIHHHQVLTEQLQAALNSRVIVEQAKGLVAERLGVDMDTAFAALRGHARGHNLKLSHVARGVIAGDIDTAELLGTTTTSKPVRR; from the coding sequence ATGGACGGTGACCGTCTCGTCGAGACGTTCGTCGGGTTGGCCGACACCCTGGTCGACGACTTCGACGTCATCGACTTCCTGCACATGCTCGTGGACCGGTGCGTCGAACTCCTCGACGTCGATGCCGCGGGACTGCTGCTGGCCGACCAGCGGGGCCGGTTGCAGCTGATCGCGTCGTCCAACGAGCAGGTCCGGCTGCTGGAGCTCTTCCAGCTCCAGAACGACGAGGGGCCGTGCCTCGACGCGTTCGCGGCGGGCGTCAGGGTGGGGCACCCCGACCTGGCCAACGCGGGTCGGCAGTGGCCGAGGTTCACCGCTGCGGCCACCGACGCGGGGTTCGCGGCCGTGGACGCCGTGCCCATGCGGCTGCGCAGTGAGGTGATCGGCGCGCTCAACCTCTTCCGCGACCAAGCGGGCGAGCTGGACGCCGTCGCGCTGCGGACGGCCACGGCGCTGGTCGACATCGCCACCATCGGCCTGCTGCAACACCGCTCGATCCACCACCACCAGGTGCTCACCGAGCAGTTGCAGGCCGCGCTGAACAGCCGGGTGATCGTCGAGCAGGCCAAGGGGCTGGTCGCCGAACGCCTCGGGGTCGACATGGACACCGCCTTCGCCGCGCTGCGCGGCCACGCCCGCGGGCACAACCTCAAGCTCAGCCACGTCGCCCGCGGGGTCATCGCGGGCGACATCGACACCGCGGAACTGCTCGGCACGACCACCACGTCCAAGCCGGTCCGACGCTGA
- a CDS encoding HAL/PAL/TAL family ammonia-lyase has product MTLASGLFTLTSTDPLTPASLEAAARPVDVVVTPDTEHRVARGRAFVDRCLADGRPVYGATTGFGPLVVFDGRADDEDQCDNALQHLTAGQGPDLPEEVVRAAVLVRFRSLSHGLSGVSTAVFHGLRNMLATSFTPAVPEFGSVGASGDLVPLAHVVQALRGVGHAYVDGVRMPAAEALALAGLTPLALSGRDALSLVNGTSVTTAAAGLAVASARRSLEVALALSALLTDLLGAAPAFLSPHLLAAFGHPETAWAGRRLAHWLEGTVPTGERSLQEPYSVRCVPQLLGAAGSALDWAERTVRHDLGGVSDNPLFFADEDLTAHGGNFFGQPAAFASDTLSMAVTQTGNLAERQLDLLIDPNRNAGLPAMLTPHAGAQHGVQGLQVVATSVVVAMRRACVPASTQSIPTNLHNQDVIPFGTQAAITALRQARSLRVLHGCLGVALRQAAHLRPGGATAPRCAELVDALAEVVEPVDRDRPLDADIRAAADALDRFVDDRLADAAAAPGNPG; this is encoded by the coding sequence ATGACGCTGGCCTCCGGCCTTTTCACGCTCACCTCGACCGACCCCCTCACCCCCGCATCGCTCGAAGCCGCCGCCCGTCCCGTGGACGTCGTCGTGACCCCGGATACCGAGCACCGGGTGGCGCGCGGGCGCGCCTTCGTCGACCGGTGCCTCGCCGACGGCCGACCGGTCTACGGCGCCACGACGGGGTTCGGGCCCCTGGTCGTCTTCGACGGTCGTGCCGACGACGAGGACCAGTGCGACAACGCGTTGCAGCACCTGACCGCCGGTCAGGGGCCCGACCTGCCCGAAGAGGTGGTGCGGGCCGCCGTGCTGGTGCGGTTCCGGTCGCTGTCGCACGGCCTGTCCGGTGTCTCGACCGCCGTGTTCCACGGGCTGCGGAACATGCTGGCCACCTCGTTCACCCCGGCGGTGCCGGAGTTCGGCTCGGTGGGGGCCAGCGGTGACCTCGTTCCGCTCGCGCACGTCGTGCAGGCGCTGCGCGGAGTCGGTCACGCCTACGTCGACGGCGTGCGGATGCCCGCGGCGGAGGCGTTGGCGCTGGCCGGGCTCACCCCGCTGGCGCTCAGCGGCCGGGACGCGTTGTCGCTGGTCAACGGCACGTCGGTGACCACGGCAGCGGCCGGGCTCGCGGTGGCCTCGGCCCGTCGGTCGCTCGAGGTCGCGCTCGCGCTGAGCGCCCTGCTCACCGACCTGCTGGGCGCCGCGCCCGCGTTCCTGTCGCCGCACCTGCTCGCCGCGTTCGGCCACCCGGAGACCGCGTGGGCGGGGCGTCGGCTGGCGCACTGGCTGGAGGGCACCGTCCCCACCGGTGAGCGGTCGCTCCAGGAGCCCTACAGCGTGCGGTGCGTGCCGCAGCTGCTCGGCGCGGCGGGGTCCGCCCTGGACTGGGCGGAGCGGACCGTGCGGCACGACCTGGGCGGGGTCAGCGACAACCCGCTGTTCTTCGCCGACGAGGACCTGACCGCGCACGGCGGCAACTTCTTCGGCCAGCCGGCCGCGTTCGCCTCCGACACGCTGTCGATGGCGGTGACCCAGACCGGGAACCTCGCCGAGCGGCAGCTCGACCTGCTCATCGACCCGAACCGCAACGCCGGGCTGCCCGCGATGCTCACGCCGCACGCGGGCGCGCAGCACGGCGTGCAGGGGCTCCAGGTCGTCGCGACGTCGGTGGTGGTGGCGATGCGGCGGGCGTGCGTCCCCGCGAGCACGCAGAGCATCCCGACGAACCTGCACAACCAGGACGTCATCCCGTTCGGCACCCAGGCCGCGATCACCGCGCTGCGGCAGGCGAGGTCGCTGCGCGTGCTGCACGGCTGCCTGGGCGTGGCGCTGCGGCAGGCCGCCCACCTGCGCCCCGGCGGGGCGACCGCGCCCCGGTGCGCCGAGCTGGTGGACGCCCTGGCCGAGGTGGTCGAGCCCGTCGACCGCGACCGGCCGCTCGACGCCGACATCCGCGCCGCCGCCGACGCCCTCGACCGCTTCGTGGACGACCGGCTCGCCGACGCGGCGGCAGCGCCGGGGAACCCCGGATGA
- a CDS encoding O-methyltransferase: MTASPTAEAPKSVALTDEVLTYVQDQVVLSDAQRDLVERTRELGGVAEMQIPSAQGALLTLLARTVRAQTIVEVGTFTGYSTLALAQGLLPGGQVLTCDLSAEWTGIARGAWEAAGVADRIRVELGPAADTLRRIPDEPVVDLVFIDADKAGYVEYWELLVPRVRPGGLLLADNVLYAGEAASPDATGNAKAIRDFNAHVLADDRVESVLLTVSDGLTIARKKS, encoded by the coding sequence ATGACCGCGTCACCCACGGCGGAAGCCCCGAAGTCGGTGGCGCTCACCGACGAGGTGCTCACCTACGTCCAGGACCAGGTGGTGCTCTCGGACGCCCAGCGCGACCTGGTCGAGCGCACCCGCGAACTCGGCGGCGTGGCGGAGATGCAGATCCCGTCCGCGCAGGGCGCGCTGCTGACCCTGCTCGCCCGCACCGTGCGGGCGCAGACGATCGTCGAGGTCGGCACCTTCACCGGCTACTCGACCCTGGCGCTGGCCCAGGGCCTGCTACCGGGCGGCCAGGTGCTGACCTGCGACCTGTCCGCCGAGTGGACCGGCATCGCGCGAGGGGCGTGGGAGGCCGCCGGGGTCGCCGACCGCATCCGGGTCGAACTCGGCCCGGCCGCCGACACCCTGCGCCGGATTCCCGACGAACCCGTGGTCGACCTGGTGTTCATCGACGCCGACAAGGCCGGCTACGTCGAGTACTGGGAGCTGCTGGTGCCGCGCGTGCGGCCGGGCGGGCTGCTGCTGGCCGACAACGTGCTCTACGCCGGGGAGGCCGCGTCCCCGGACGCGACCGGCAACGCCAAGGCCATCCGCGACTTCAACGCCCACGTGCTGGCCGACGACCGCGTCGAGTCCGTGCTGCTGACCGTCTCCGACGGCCTGACCATCGCCCGCAAGAAGTCCTGA
- a CDS encoding tetratricopeptide repeat protein, with translation MPDPAYEAFDGSWGAPGESDASRTADLESFTSGVRALDHRYGGALARDAAVGRLPAALGLLTPAAPGPDRVRLRTAVADLHSAAGWAAFDSGMTGAALGYFNTAVTLAASAGNTSLTSDVYCRVGRLRLHHNEPSRALAEFRLGGLAAEASGSWRAATLIKAGTAWAWARLGQEEKVVDLLADIEDDLARPAGGSETGPAFLTPTDLSALTGVVRTELALVVDPRYASLAVPLLTSAAEGYGVDRTRGRAFSLISLAVCHLLDDRVDTAVQEGGQAVDLCERLVSHRTVERLRPLRNEAERRRSHRGARELAERIRAFRPPASGPW, from the coding sequence GTGCCCGATCCCGCGTACGAGGCTTTCGACGGTTCCTGGGGCGCTCCCGGGGAGTCCGACGCCTCCCGGACCGCGGACCTGGAGTCGTTCACCAGCGGCGTGCGGGCCTTGGACCACCGGTACGGCGGCGCCCTCGCCCGCGACGCGGCCGTGGGTCGGCTGCCCGCGGCCCTGGGACTGCTGACCCCCGCGGCCCCCGGCCCCGACCGGGTCCGGTTGCGAACGGCGGTGGCCGATCTGCACAGCGCGGCGGGGTGGGCGGCGTTCGACAGCGGGATGACCGGTGCGGCCCTGGGGTACTTCAACACCGCCGTGACGCTCGCCGCGTCGGCGGGCAACACGTCGCTGACGTCCGACGTGTACTGCCGTGTGGGCCGTCTGCGGCTGCACCACAACGAGCCCTCCCGGGCGCTGGCGGAGTTCCGGCTCGGCGGCCTGGCTGCCGAGGCGAGCGGGTCGTGGCGCGCGGCGACCCTGATCAAGGCGGGCACGGCGTGGGCGTGGGCGCGGCTGGGGCAGGAGGAGAAGGTCGTGGACCTGCTCGCCGACATCGAGGACGACCTCGCCCGGCCTGCGGGCGGATCGGAGACGGGGCCGGCGTTCCTCACCCCGACCGACCTCTCGGCGTTGACCGGGGTCGTGCGCACCGAACTGGCGCTGGTGGTCGATCCCCGGTACGCGTCCCTCGCGGTGCCGCTGCTGACCTCGGCCGCGGAGGGCTACGGGGTCGACAGGACGCGCGGCCGGGCGTTCAGCCTCATCTCGCTGGCCGTCTGCCACCTGCTCGACGACCGCGTGGACACCGCGGTGCAGGAGGGCGGACAGGCCGTCGACCTGTGCGAGCGGCTGGTGTCCCACCGCACCGTCGAGCGACTGCGGCCACTGCGCAACGAGGCCGAGCGGCGCCGGTCCCACCGCGGCGCCCGCGAGCTCGCCGAACGCATCCGCGCGTTCCGACCACCGGCCTCGGGGCCGTGGTGA
- a CDS encoding AfsR/SARP family transcriptional regulator, protein MLAFMAMRHRPVGRLLVAGSLWAGATEGHAYAALRSALTRMNRTCREALLVTPSSLELAPGVSVDLHAAQALAHRLLDDGPHAAADLGAAAVATLSSELLPLWYDDWVLSEAEDWRQLRLHALEAVVDGLVEARRFGHATAAAGVVVRADPLRESAQAALIRVHLAEGNQSEAVHAFDRFSRLLRTDLGLVPTPGLRELVGGHAGPPRG, encoded by the coding sequence TTGCTGGCGTTCATGGCGATGCGGCACCGACCGGTGGGGCGACTGCTCGTGGCGGGCTCCCTGTGGGCGGGTGCGACCGAGGGCCACGCCTACGCGGCACTGCGGTCCGCGCTGACCCGGATGAACCGCACCTGCCGGGAGGCACTGCTGGTCACCCCGTCCAGCCTGGAACTCGCGCCCGGCGTCTCGGTCGACCTGCACGCCGCCCAGGCGCTCGCCCACCGCCTGCTCGACGACGGTCCGCACGCGGCGGCGGACCTGGGCGCGGCGGCGGTCGCGACGCTGTCGTCGGAACTGCTGCCGCTCTGGTACGACGACTGGGTCCTGAGCGAGGCCGAGGACTGGCGCCAACTCCGGCTCCACGCGTTGGAGGCGGTGGTGGACGGCCTGGTCGAGGCGAGGCGTTTCGGTCACGCCACGGCGGCAGCGGGGGTGGTCGTCCGGGCCGACCCGCTACGGGAGAGCGCCCAGGCCGCCCTCATCCGCGTCCACCTGGCCGAGGGCAACCAGTCGGAGGCGGTGCACGCGTTCGACCGGTTCAGCCGCCTCCTGCGCACGGACTTGGGCCTCGTGCCCACTCCGGGGCTCCGGGAGCTGGTCGGGGGCCACGCGGGGCCACCCCGCGGCTGA
- a CDS encoding L-tyrosine 3-hydroxylase, with amino-acid sequence MSAPATEAPPSVAVTTGAPGSDPFAEPDPLRLPAPDAPFTEGEACADPTCSAHADPTRSPVAPPRWPEVDRDSAIGWYRWIVGHHVAVCAWRLLREHLTAAPDTRNPADVVGTSAVAAELYDAYSALLLYSGSCSPEVYAEVIRARMKARHPAFSGTWARDYEHVTSLLAAFRPVADDRLRHALRFNRVVHMGIGRRLVPEGRSLLREAGAHVEDVTDADRDRFDEFFLIDRVAVCARGFAGQTTGRLDLVLADLAGRPADVDYGDDRVNAFQGDLAAPLERLRDLARPAPRRDRP; translated from the coding sequence ATGAGCGCACCCGCCACCGAGGCGCCGCCGAGCGTCGCCGTCACCACCGGCGCTCCCGGCTCCGACCCGTTCGCCGAACCCGACCCGCTGCGCCTGCCCGCGCCCGACGCGCCCTTCACCGAGGGGGAGGCGTGCGCCGACCCGACCTGCTCGGCGCACGCCGACCCGACCCGGTCGCCGGTCGCGCCCCCGCGGTGGCCCGAGGTCGACCGGGACAGCGCGATCGGCTGGTACCGGTGGATCGTCGGTCACCACGTGGCGGTCTGCGCGTGGCGGTTGCTGCGCGAGCACCTGACCGCCGCACCGGACACCCGGAACCCGGCCGACGTGGTCGGGACCAGCGCGGTCGCCGCCGAGCTGTACGACGCGTATTCGGCGCTGCTGCTCTACTCCGGCAGCTGCTCGCCGGAGGTCTACGCCGAGGTCATCCGGGCCAGGATGAAGGCCCGGCACCCGGCGTTCAGCGGCACGTGGGCCCGCGACTACGAACACGTGACGTCACTGCTGGCGGCGTTCCGCCCCGTGGCCGACGACCGCCTCAGGCACGCGCTGAGGTTCAACCGGGTCGTCCACATGGGGATCGGCAGGCGCCTCGTCCCCGAGGGCAGGTCGCTGCTGCGCGAGGCCGGCGCCCACGTCGAGGACGTCACGGACGCGGACCGCGACCGCTTCGACGAGTTCTTCCTCATCGACCGCGTCGCCGTGTGCGCGCGCGGGTTCGCGGGGCAGACCACGGGGCGGCTCGACCTCGTCCTCGCCGACCTCGCCGGGCGCCCCGCGGACGTCGACTACGGCGACGACCGCGTCAACGCCTTCCAAGGCGACCTGGCGGCCCCGCTGGAACGCCTCCGCGACCTCGCCCGACCGGCCCCACGAAGGGACAGGCCATGA
- a CDS encoding GAF and ANTAR domain-containing protein: MARYTTSRLVLVSRWIAEKAAELDAPASVGTLCRTAVARLGVSGVVLTVDTSGWPEIRCATDVLGERLTELQVTVGEGPAVDVWSGGGPALVSDLDAPSGQARWPVFTPLAVEAGAASLFALPLCVGAIRVGVLLLYRVEAGHLDAAALSDSLAFAELALRLLLDEQAGLGADSGADGDVLPLHNPRVHQATGMVAAQLDVGMADAFAHLRARAFAEQVPLGDLAADVVARRRRFHRDGRGP, from the coding sequence ATGGCCCGATACACCACCAGTCGGTTGGTGCTGGTGAGCCGCTGGATCGCGGAGAAGGCCGCCGAACTGGACGCGCCCGCCTCGGTCGGCACCCTCTGCCGGACGGCGGTCGCGCGGTTGGGCGTGAGCGGCGTCGTGCTGACCGTGGACACCTCCGGCTGGCCGGAGATCCGGTGCGCCACGGACGTCCTGGGGGAGCGGTTGACCGAGTTGCAGGTGACGGTGGGGGAAGGGCCGGCCGTGGACGTCTGGAGCGGGGGCGGCCCGGCGCTCGTCTCCGACCTCGACGCCCCGTCCGGCCAGGCCCGGTGGCCGGTGTTCACCCCACTGGCCGTCGAGGCCGGGGCGGCGTCGCTCTTCGCCCTGCCGCTGTGCGTCGGCGCGATCCGGGTCGGGGTCCTGCTGCTGTACCGGGTCGAGGCGGGTCACCTCGACGCCGCGGCGCTGTCCGACTCCTTGGCGTTCGCGGAACTGGCGCTGCGCCTGCTGCTGGACGAGCAGGCGGGCCTGGGCGCGGACAGCGGGGCCGACGGGGACGTGCTCCCGCTGCACAACCCGCGGGTGCACCAGGCCACCGGGATGGTCGCGGCGCAGTTGGACGTGGGCATGGCGGACGCGTTCGCCCACCTGCGCGCGCGGGCGTTCGCCGAGCAGGTGCCGCTGGGCGACCTGGCGGCGGACGTGGTGGCGCGCCGGCGCCGGTTCCACAGGGACGGGAGAGGACCGTGA
- a CDS encoding tetratricopeptide repeat protein — MLDPRHDAHATPDRPVDDRLQVVRRHVGAADVVALEACTAQLRALDHRHGGGRCADEVVARLPMALALLPLASTERVGHALRTAVADLHNLAGWVCFDTGRTGEALRHFRTALALSETNGDQALVSNVHYRLGRVHLHHGAPRSAEAEFRTAERAARASGSALARAVVAANQAWAHAQMGSARRAAALLAEAADHHARAQGDPVPGWAAFFTGVELSAIGGVVHAELARTGDPLAVGEAVRLLTGAVDGFTADMARSRAFSLVPLAACHLLDGQVDRGTRLGEDAVDLCQVLVSARTTARLRPLLDAARGRPAHRGARALAERIDRFRPAGTATGWSAAGFPDR; from the coding sequence ATGCTCGACCCCAGGCACGACGCCCACGCGACGCCCGACCGCCCCGTGGACGACCGCCTCCAGGTGGTGCGGCGGCACGTGGGGGCGGCGGACGTCGTCGCGTTGGAGGCGTGCACGGCACAGCTGCGGGCGCTCGACCACCGGCACGGTGGAGGCCGTTGCGCGGACGAGGTCGTCGCGCGGCTGCCGATGGCCCTCGCGCTGCTGCCCCTCGCCTCCACCGAGCGGGTCGGCCATGCGCTCCGCACCGCGGTCGCGGACCTGCACAACCTGGCGGGCTGGGTGTGCTTCGACACCGGCCGGACCGGCGAGGCGCTCCGACACTTCCGGACGGCGTTGGCGCTGTCCGAGACGAACGGCGACCAGGCCCTCGTGTCGAACGTCCACTACCGGTTGGGACGGGTCCACCTGCACCACGGTGCCCCGAGGTCGGCCGAGGCCGAGTTCCGGACCGCCGAGCGGGCGGCCCGGGCAAGCGGTTCGGCGCTCGCGCGAGCCGTCGTCGCCGCGAACCAGGCGTGGGCGCACGCCCAGATGGGCTCCGCGCGGCGAGCGGCCGCGCTGCTGGCCGAAGCGGCGGATCACCACGCGCGAGCGCAGGGCGACCCGGTACCGGGCTGGGCGGCCTTCTTCACCGGCGTCGAGCTCTCGGCGATCGGCGGCGTGGTCCACGCGGAACTGGCGCGGACCGGAGACCCGCTCGCGGTCGGTGAAGCGGTCCGGCTGCTCACCGGGGCGGTGGACGGCTTCACGGCGGACATGGCGCGCAGCCGGGCGTTCAGCCTGGTCCCCCTCGCCGCCTGCCACCTGCTGGACGGCCAGGTCGACCGCGGCACACGACTGGGCGAGGACGCCGTCGACCTGTGCCAAGTGCTGGTGTCGGCGCGCACCACCGCGCGGTTGCGCCCGTTGCTGGACGCGGCGCGCGGGCGACCCGCCCACCGGGGCGCCCGCGCGCTGGCGGAGCGGATCGACCGGTTCCGCCCCGCCGGCACCGCCACCGGGTGGTCGGCCGCGGGCTTCCCGGACCGGTGA